Proteins encoded within one genomic window of Mesobacillus subterraneus:
- the flaG gene encoding flagellar protein FlaG, with amino-acid sequence MIERLSSNQLSSQLRTTDIGDTAIQTQEKVVDRSKGEKEENRENINFPKEKVKEIVDGMNKFMEASPTALKFEFHEKLNEYYVKIIDEKTKEVVREIPPKKMLDFYAAMTEFIGLMVDKKI; translated from the coding sequence ATGATTGAACGCTTATCATCCAATCAATTATCCTCACAACTCAGAACCACCGATATCGGTGATACAGCTATCCAGACTCAGGAAAAAGTAGTAGATAGATCTAAAGGTGAAAAAGAAGAGAATCGAGAAAATATCAATTTTCCAAAAGAAAAAGTAAAAGAGATTGTTGATGGTATGAACAAGTTCATGGAAGCCTCTCCCACAGCGTTAAAATTCGAATTCCATGAAAAGCTGAATGAATACTATGTAAAAATCATTGATGAAAAAACGAAGGAAGTTGTGAGAGAAATCCCACCGAAGAAAATGCTCGATTTTTATGCGGCAATGACTGAATTTATTGGACTGATGGTGGATAAAAAGATTTGA
- a CDS encoding DUF1028 domain-containing protein, whose amino-acid sequence MTFSIVGYDPQEKEWGIAVQSKFLGVGAVVPFAKAGVGAVATQSYANTAYGPQALELMAQGKSADEVMELITKDDPDKEMRQVGLIDAEGKGATFTGTYCYDWAGGVTGKHFAAQGNILVDENTVKSMAETFESTEGSLAHRLLQALNAGQQAGGDSRGQQSAALLVVKEKGGYGGYNDRYVDLRVDDHPEPITELIRIYGLQQLYFAKAKPENVVAIEGEVKETVIQHLKRLDYLKADPSTDEELHKALTAYLHTENFEEREQEKGKIDLEVLEFMKNQ is encoded by the coding sequence ATGACATTTTCAATCGTAGGTTATGATCCGCAGGAAAAAGAGTGGGGAATTGCCGTTCAATCTAAGTTTCTTGGAGTAGGGGCGGTTGTTCCGTTTGCAAAAGCTGGAGTAGGTGCTGTTGCCACACAGTCTTATGCGAACACAGCATACGGACCACAGGCGCTTGAGTTGATGGCTCAGGGGAAATCTGCTGACGAAGTCATGGAGCTGATCACAAAGGACGACCCTGACAAGGAGATGCGCCAGGTCGGCTTGATTGACGCCGAAGGAAAGGGTGCAACTTTTACTGGTACATATTGCTATGACTGGGCAGGTGGAGTGACAGGTAAGCATTTCGCGGCGCAAGGAAATATTTTGGTGGATGAAAATACCGTCAAATCAATGGCTGAAACGTTTGAATCGACGGAAGGATCGCTCGCTCATCGTCTGCTTCAGGCGCTCAACGCCGGCCAGCAAGCGGGTGGCGATAGCAGAGGGCAGCAGTCAGCGGCACTTCTTGTCGTCAAAGAGAAGGGCGGATATGGCGGCTACAATGATCGGTATGTCGATCTGCGTGTCGATGACCATCCTGAGCCAATCACGGAATTGATTCGCATCTACGGCCTGCAGCAGCTTTATTTTGCAAAAGCAAAACCGGAGAACGTGGTCGCCATCGAAGGTGAGGTCAAGGAAACAGTGATTCAGCACCTAAAGCGTCTCGATTATCTAAAGGCAGACCCATCAACCGACGAAGAGCTCCACAAAGCGCTCACAGCCTATCTCCACACCGAAAATTTCGAAGAACGAGAGCAGGAGAAGGGCAAAATTGACCTTGAAGTTTTGGAGTTTATGAAAAATCAATAA
- the fliD gene encoding flagellar filament capping protein FliD yields the protein MSNMRIGGLASGMDIDQIVGDLMKAERMPLDKLKQQKQVLEWQRDDYRSMNSLLLNFRTELTNMKLTTQYRARSVTSTNSELVTATASSAASQSSYTIKNVSELASAATKVSAGSIAVTGQKVDPSKALLSQQGNLAGGAGYPWENGNLGNKTFIADGVLDKFTITKHADELVDLTKISDMTVKVNGKAYSIVAGDTTTTPASADQVIIDENGNLKFSGPVAKDAKIEFNYVLDKKVEEKTLSADTSEWQLGATFINNTNFSLDITKTDGTTTNYTLSGTADGDGFIALVDSGATRIGRVNLETGKVIFDTAQTSGVTVKASYQQKYTSMDLSTETSTGQKTEKFLISGSDTLNQVMNKVNSSNVGVTLFFDSYSGNVSLTRSETGNFSKGNLDNLDTADQIKATGFFATDLLKLSSAATYGSNAMFNINGMNTSRSSNAFEMNGVTFTLKQTFTDPAVSASLSISNDTNKVFDNIKAFVEKYNELIDKIQKKSSEEYYRSYKPLTDEQRETLSEKQQEQWEEKAKSGLLKRDPILTGVLGNMRSNFYAPVRNAAVDPLMNQLASIGIKTTANYLEGGKLEINEAALKKAIEDNPESVENLFRGTGTSSDEQGIVHRLFDTVNGAMDKLKNRAGNSFSTTKQFTLGRQLDNVDSQINRFESRLTQIEDRYWRQFTAMEKAIQRANSQSMYLMQQFSM from the coding sequence ATGTCTAATATGCGGATAGGCGGTTTGGCAAGTGGTATGGATATCGACCAGATTGTTGGAGATTTAATGAAAGCTGAGCGCATGCCGCTTGATAAATTGAAACAACAGAAACAGGTTCTTGAGTGGCAGCGGGATGATTACCGTTCAATGAACAGCCTCTTGTTGAACTTTCGGACAGAATTGACGAACATGAAACTGACGACACAGTACCGGGCACGTTCAGTTACTTCAACGAATTCTGAACTAGTAACAGCGACTGCTAGCAGTGCAGCATCACAATCTTCTTATACAATAAAAAATGTAAGCGAATTGGCTTCGGCAGCTACAAAAGTCAGCGCCGGTTCTATAGCTGTAACAGGGCAGAAAGTTGATCCGTCCAAAGCTTTATTAAGCCAACAAGGAAATTTAGCAGGAGGAGCCGGCTACCCATGGGAGAATGGTAATCTAGGTAATAAGACATTCATTGCTGATGGTGTCCTCGATAAATTTACGATTACAAAACACGCTGATGAACTTGTAGACTTAACAAAAATTTCAGACATGACAGTTAAGGTTAATGGCAAGGCTTATAGCATAGTGGCTGGGGATACAACGACTACGCCTGCCTCTGCTGACCAAGTTATTATTGATGAAAATGGAAATCTTAAATTCAGCGGTCCTGTTGCCAAGGATGCAAAAATAGAATTCAATTATGTTCTTGATAAAAAGGTAGAAGAGAAGACTTTAAGTGCAGATACTTCGGAATGGCAGCTTGGAGCTACTTTCATTAATAACACAAATTTTTCGTTAGATATTACCAAAACGGATGGTACTACTACGAATTATACGCTATCAGGTACGGCGGATGGTGATGGGTTCATTGCTCTCGTTGATAGCGGAGCCACCCGGATTGGAAGAGTGAATCTTGAAACAGGAAAAGTAATTTTCGATACTGCTCAAACATCTGGGGTCACGGTTAAAGCTTCATATCAGCAAAAATATACTTCCATGGATTTGTCTACTGAAACTTCGACAGGACAAAAGACGGAAAAGTTCCTGATTTCTGGCAGTGATACTCTAAATCAAGTCATGAATAAGGTTAATAGTTCAAATGTAGGCGTTACATTGTTTTTTGATAGCTATTCCGGGAATGTTTCTCTGACTAGGTCTGAAACAGGGAATTTTAGTAAAGGGAACCTGGATAACTTAGATACTGCCGACCAAATCAAAGCGACTGGTTTCTTTGCTACTGATTTATTAAAGCTTTCGAGTGCAGCTACTTATGGATCGAATGCAATGTTTAACATTAACGGAATGAATACAAGCAGAAGTTCAAATGCTTTTGAAATGAACGGGGTCACATTTACCCTTAAACAAACTTTTACGGATCCTGCTGTATCAGCATCTCTATCTATTAGTAATGATACTAATAAGGTTTTTGATAACATCAAAGCATTCGTCGAGAAGTATAATGAGCTTATTGATAAAATACAGAAAAAATCATCTGAGGAGTATTACCGCAGCTACAAGCCGCTGACGGATGAACAACGGGAAACTCTTTCTGAAAAACAGCAAGAGCAGTGGGAAGAAAAGGCAAAAAGCGGGCTGCTGAAAAGAGATCCAATCCTTACGGGAGTTCTTGGTAACATGCGCAGCAATTTTTACGCACCTGTTAGAAATGCAGCTGTTGATCCGCTCATGAACCAGCTAGCTAGTATCGGGATTAAAACAACGGCCAATTATCTTGAGGGTGGAAAATTGGAAATTAACGAGGCGGCATTGAAGAAAGCTATAGAAGACAACCCGGAGTCTGTGGAGAACTTGTTCCGCGGGACAGGAACATCAAGTGATGAGCAGGGAATTGTCCACAGACTATTTGATACAGTAAATGGAGCAATGGACAAACTAAAGAATCGAGCAGGGAATTCCTTTTCCACTACTAAGCAATTCACACTTGGTCGCCAATTAGATAATGTCGACAGCCAAATCAACCGTTTCGAGTCACGTCTGACCCAAATCGAAGACCGCTACTGGCGCCAGTTTACTGCTATGGAAAAAGCGATCCAGAGGGCTAACAGCCAATCAATGTACTTAATGCAACAGTTTAGTATGTAA
- the fliS gene encoding flagellar export chaperone FliS: MALTNPYQSYQQNSVNTASPGELTLMLYNGCLKFINLAKHAIETKDIQAKNTNIQKAQKIVQELMVTLNMDLEVSQNMMSLYDYMNRRLIDANIKNDTAILEEVETLVTDFRDTWKQVIQLNRQKQHGQGGVV; this comes from the coding sequence ATGGCACTAACTAACCCATACCAATCTTACCAGCAGAACTCGGTTAATACAGCGTCACCTGGTGAATTGACATTGATGTTATACAATGGATGCCTGAAGTTTATCAATCTCGCGAAGCATGCGATTGAGACGAAGGATATCCAGGCGAAAAATACGAATATCCAGAAGGCACAAAAGATTGTGCAAGAGTTGATGGTCACACTTAATATGGACCTTGAAGTTTCTCAAAATATGATGTCATTATACGATTATATGAATCGCCGGTTGATCGACGCGAACATTAAGAATGACACTGCGATTTTGGAAGAGGTAGAGACTCTTGTTACTGACTTCCGCGACACCTGGAAACAAGTCATCCAATTGAACCGTCAGAAGCAGCACGGCCAGGGTGGCGTAGTTTAA
- the hpf gene encoding ribosome hibernation-promoting factor, HPF/YfiA family — MNYNIRGENIEVTPAIREYVEKKVAKLDRYFTESPNANVNVNLKVYQDKKSKVEITIPMKDLVLRAEELHEDMYAAIDLITDKLERQIRKHKTKVNRKFREKDSLKDYAPIFTEVEQAEEDEDLEVVRTKSFDLKPMDSEEAILQMNMLGHSFYVFTNAETNQTNVVYKRNDGRYGLIEAQ; from the coding sequence ATGAACTACAACATTCGTGGAGAAAACATTGAGGTAACGCCAGCAATCAGAGAGTATGTAGAGAAGAAGGTTGCGAAGCTTGACCGGTATTTTACCGAGTCACCCAATGCTAATGTGAACGTTAACCTGAAAGTTTACCAGGATAAGAAATCAAAAGTTGAAATTACAATTCCGATGAAGGATCTTGTGCTTCGCGCAGAGGAGCTTCATGAAGATATGTATGCTGCGATCGATTTGATTACTGATAAGCTTGAGCGCCAAATTCGCAAGCATAAGACAAAGGTAAACCGCAAGTTCCGTGAAAAGGACAGCTTGAAGGATTACGCTCCAATTTTCACAGAGGTTGAACAGGCTGAAGAAGATGAAGACCTTGAAGTTGTCCGTACAAAGAGCTTCGACCTGAAGCCAATGGACAGCGAAGAAGCGATTCTGCAGATGAACATGCTGGGCCACAGCTTCTACGTGTTCACAAACGCTGAAACAAACCAGACAAATGTAGTTTACAAGCGTAACGACGGCCGCTATGGTTTGATTGAAGCTCAATAA
- a CDS encoding tetratricopeptide repeat-containing glycosyltransferase family 2 protein has product MNKVKLKLSITMMIKDESENLRRCLNSILNTISRKDVELIIVDTGSTDNSVQIAKEYTKNVYFHQWNQSFSYMRNISLSYAKGEWIFILDADEELEDECVLIAMLESSFLEKANTIQLILRNFTTNNKKNYSLIPSMRFFRNHSGFKYVGAIHNQPQYEEPVHTNSELILNHYGYNSDDKKLMERKYNRTKNMLLRELKKQPNNIYYKFQLAQSYNMFGDINSAYTEIKNAYELLGSVDQKKLYPYVFQVYGNICLMLEKYTEVIELATEGYNIFKDFIDLYYLSAVAKIKIGVNDGLQEEVERYLDLYDTISSTTIIRDSSIELFRVNEVHRNAILSQYATLLMDNYDERGLVYIEKISNELLKDKLLIKYFIRFKQYIKLIPLVEKNEQSNLDIISAIEQQIKFVDSGERETIYHYLSGNQTFYGVFNTFRSLNNEDKSKYLPQIKSSISSVFKNSIYWEVFTFIFNSDLEMFFNLLKKAESKIIKEVVRYLGKESYSNYSNICEFLENKTIRSNDIHGNRVYASMAAPLLLESNNTEKSRSYLSLYKSYLIAGMNYVESVYQTEMFRLIYKTIDDSEIKLFIISSVIRKYKNDQKYKMILQLYKESATYCPFYSDFIEAEVRELNTYILENK; this is encoded by the coding sequence ATGAATAAAGTTAAATTAAAATTAAGTATCACGATGATGATAAAGGACGAATCAGAAAATCTTAGAAGATGCCTAAATAGTATATTGAATACAATAAGTAGAAAAGATGTCGAGTTAATTATAGTTGACACTGGATCAACAGACAATTCTGTTCAAATCGCAAAGGAATATACAAAAAATGTATATTTTCATCAGTGGAATCAGTCTTTTTCTTATATGCGGAATATTTCATTATCTTATGCTAAAGGAGAATGGATATTTATTCTTGATGCTGATGAAGAGCTCGAGGATGAATGTGTACTAATTGCAATGCTAGAGTCTTCTTTTTTAGAAAAGGCTAATACTATTCAATTAATACTAAGAAATTTCACTACCAATAATAAAAAAAATTACTCTCTTATTCCCTCAATGCGATTCTTTCGTAATCATTCAGGGTTTAAATATGTTGGAGCAATTCATAATCAACCTCAATATGAGGAACCTGTTCATACAAACTCTGAATTAATACTGAATCATTATGGGTATAATTCAGATGATAAAAAGTTGATGGAGCGGAAGTATAATCGTACTAAAAATATGCTCTTAAGAGAATTGAAAAAACAACCAAATAATATTTATTACAAGTTTCAACTAGCGCAATCATACAATATGTTTGGCGATATAAATAGTGCATATACCGAGATTAAAAATGCTTATGAACTATTAGGTTCTGTTGACCAGAAAAAATTATACCCATATGTTTTTCAGGTGTATGGAAACATATGTTTAATGTTAGAGAAATATACTGAAGTGATTGAATTGGCAACAGAAGGGTACAATATCTTTAAAGATTTTATAGATTTATATTATTTATCAGCCGTAGCAAAAATTAAAATTGGAGTGAATGATGGCTTACAAGAAGAAGTGGAAAGGTATCTAGACTTATACGATACCATAAGTAGCACAACTATAATAAGAGATTCAAGTATTGAACTTTTTCGGGTGAATGAAGTACATAGAAATGCTATTCTTTCACAGTATGCAACATTATTAATGGACAATTATGATGAAAGGGGTTTAGTTTATATTGAAAAGATCTCTAATGAACTATTAAAAGATAAACTATTAATTAAATATTTTATCAGATTTAAACAATATATAAAACTAATTCCTCTTGTTGAAAAAAATGAACAAAGCAATTTAGATATTATTAGTGCGATTGAACAGCAAATTAAGTTTGTTGATTCAGGTGAACGAGAAACTATCTATCACTATCTATCTGGGAACCAAACTTTCTATGGAGTATTTAATACATTTCGATCATTAAACAATGAAGATAAATCAAAATATCTTCCCCAAATCAAATCAAGTATCAGTAGTGTTTTCAAGAACTCAATTTATTGGGAGGTTTTCACTTTTATATTTAATTCGGATCTAGAGATGTTCTTTAACCTCCTAAAAAAGGCAGAAAGTAAAATAATAAAAGAAGTTGTCAGATATTTAGGGAAAGAAAGCTACTCTAACTATTCTAATATTTGTGAATTTCTGGAAAATAAAACGATTAGAAGTAATGATATTCATGGGAATCGTGTGTACGCCTCCATGGCTGCGCCATTGCTGCTCGAATCCAATAATACTGAGAAATCACGAAGTTACTTATCTTTATACAAGTCCTATTTGATTGCTGGTATGAACTATGTTGAATCAGTGTACCAAACAGAAATGTTTAGGCTTATTTACAAAACTATAGATGACTCGGAGATTAAACTTTTTATCATTTCATCTGTAATTAGGAAATACAAGAATGATCAAAAATATAAAATGATTTTACAGTTATATAAAGAATCAGCCACATATTGTCCTTTCTACTCTGATTTTATCGAAGCAGAGGTTAGGGAGTTAAATACATATATTTTAGAGAATAAATAA
- a CDS encoding flagellar protein FliT: MSAVLHFHQLTNELIQLLKTADLDRDDKISRTDELLSQREALMNAIVPPYTSEEMKAGKEINQLNKRLAQLLKAEKASVQRDIKGLQSKKESNTKYVNPYQNLSTDGMFYDKRK, translated from the coding sequence ATGAGTGCTGTCCTTCACTTTCATCAGCTGACTAATGAACTCATACAACTTTTGAAGACTGCTGATTTGGATCGCGATGATAAAATCTCTCGGACTGATGAGTTATTAAGTCAGCGAGAAGCACTCATGAATGCAATTGTTCCTCCCTATACATCTGAAGAAATGAAAGCAGGGAAGGAAATCAATCAGCTGAATAAGAGGCTTGCTCAGCTTTTAAAAGCTGAAAAGGCTTCTGTTCAAAGAGATATTAAAGGTTTGCAATCGAAAAAAGAATCAAACACAAAATATGTAAATCCATATCAAAACCTTTCGACAGATGGCATGTTTTACGACAAGAGGAAATAG
- a CDS encoding nuclease-related domain-containing protein: MKQRTMPMRILVNEALLRRLPPNHPKSPDILKDMLIKRAGYKGEQDMDYYISLLNDNDFYIFQDLRIPLGSNYFQIDFLLLSTKFALLIENKNMPGVIEFDPDFNQVLRKHNDQTEVYDDPVLQVKRQVYQFRNWLINHHLAHLPLEFLVTYSNTGSILQNPSKNQEIYDRVCKGGKLVFKVAEYQTLHQKEIFSVKELKKLTKLLIKSHEPEKATIDRYNISSSEILTGVLCPACSRGPMERISGKWFCPHCKTISTNAHEQAILDYLLLLGPTITNKQLRSFLLIRSRTVATYLLGNMNLQHTGGTKNRVYSKI; this comes from the coding sequence GTGAAACAGAGAACAATGCCGATGAGGATTCTTGTCAATGAAGCTCTACTGCGCAGACTTCCTCCAAACCATCCGAAGAGTCCAGATATCCTTAAAGATATGCTTATCAAGAGGGCCGGTTACAAAGGTGAGCAGGACATGGACTATTATATTAGCCTTTTAAATGACAACGATTTTTACATCTTCCAAGACCTCCGAATTCCGCTTGGCTCCAACTACTTTCAAATCGATTTCCTTCTTTTATCAACCAAATTCGCTCTCCTGATTGAAAATAAGAATATGCCGGGTGTCATTGAATTCGACCCTGATTTTAACCAGGTGCTTAGAAAACATAATGACCAAACAGAAGTTTACGATGATCCAGTCCTACAGGTAAAAAGGCAAGTATATCAATTCAGGAACTGGCTGATTAATCATCACCTTGCTCATCTTCCACTAGAATTCCTCGTCACATACAGCAATACCGGGTCCATCTTACAAAATCCCAGCAAAAATCAAGAAATTTATGACCGTGTATGTAAAGGTGGAAAACTAGTCTTTAAGGTTGCTGAATATCAAACTCTACATCAAAAAGAAATTTTTTCAGTGAAGGAATTAAAGAAACTGACGAAATTGCTGATTAAAAGTCACGAACCTGAGAAAGCCACCATTGATCGATATAATATCTCATCCTCAGAAATTCTCACTGGTGTCCTCTGCCCAGCTTGCAGCCGCGGCCCTATGGAACGTATCTCAGGAAAATGGTTCTGTCCACATTGTAAAACCATCTCAACAAATGCTCATGAGCAAGCGATTCTTGATTATTTGTTGCTGTTAGGACCCACGATTACGAATAAGCAATTGAGAAGCTTCCTGCTAATACGATCTCGTACTGTCGCAACCTACTTGCTGGGAAATATGAATCTGCAGCATACAGGTGGTACAAAAAATAGAGTGTATTCTAAAATTTGA
- the prfB gene encoding peptide chain release factor 2 (programmed frameshift), which produces MELADIRNELERTAKKLADFRGSLDLENKEARIAELEDGMLAPDFWDDQQKAQVVINEANALKEQVNVFNELNETYENLDLTYELVKEEDDADLREELEKELVEFKDRMSEFELQLLLSEEHDKNNAILELHPGAGGTESQDWGSMLLRMYTRWAEKRGFKVETLDYLPGDEAGIKSVTLKINGHNAYGYLKAEKGVHRLVRISPFDSSGRRHTSFVSCEVMPEFNNEIEIEIRTEDLKIDTYRASGAGGQHINTTDSAVRITHLPTGVVVSSQAERSQIKNRETSMKMLKAKLYQREIEQQQAELDEIRGEQKEIGWGSQIRSYVFHPYSMVKDHRTSAESGNVQGVMDGDIDMFIDAYLRSKLSLGE; this is translated from the exons ATGGAATTAGCGGATATCAGGAATGAACTTGAGAGAACAGCTAAGAAATTAGCGGACTTCAGGGGGTCTCTT GACCTCGAAAATAAAGAAGCGCGGATTGCTGAGCTAGAGGACGGCATGCTTGCGCCGGACTTCTGGGATGACCAGCAAAAGGCACAGGTCGTCATCAATGAAGCCAATGCGCTTAAGGAACAAGTTAATGTTTTTAACGAGCTGAACGAAACATACGAAAACCTTGATTTGACTTATGAGCTTGTGAAAGAGGAAGACGACGCGGACCTTCGCGAAGAGTTGGAGAAGGAGCTTGTTGAGTTCAAAGATCGCATGAGCGAGTTTGAGCTCCAATTATTGTTGAGTGAAGAGCATGATAAAAATAATGCGATTCTTGAATTGCACCCTGGCGCTGGCGGAACGGAGTCCCAGGACTGGGGCTCGATGCTTTTGCGTATGTATACACGCTGGGCGGAAAAGCGAGGTTTCAAGGTTGAGACGCTGGATTACCTGCCAGGAGACGAAGCGGGAATCAAGAGTGTTACGTTAAAAATTAACGGGCATAATGCATACGGCTATTTGAAAGCGGAAAAAGGTGTACACCGTCTCGTACGTATTTCGCCGTTTGACTCTTCAGGACGCCGCCATACTTCATTTGTTTCCTGTGAAGTGATGCCGGAGTTCAACAACGAAATCGAGATCGAAATCCGTACGGAAGATTTGAAAATCGATACGTACCGAGCAAGCGGCGCCGGCGGTCAGCACATCAACACGACTGACTCAGCCGTCCGGATCACGCACTTGCCAACTGGCGTCGTTGTTTCATCCCAGGCAGAACGTTCACAGATCAAGAACCGAGAAACGTCGATGAAGATGCTGAAAGCCAAACTTTACCAGCGTGAAATCGAGCAGCAGCAAGCCGAGCTGGACGAAATCCGCGGTGAGCAAAAAGAAATTGGCTGGGGCAGCCAGATCCGTTCTTATGTATTCCATCCATACTCCATGGTAAAAGACCATCGCACAAGCGCCGAATCCGGCAACGTGCAGGGCGTCATGGACGGGGATATTGATATGTTTATTGACGCTTATTTGAGGTCGAAATTGAGTTTGGGTGAATAA